The window TTATTTGAATAGCTTTGTAGCATTTGATGACATGATTGGTAAATGGTACATGGTgcctttgattttgttaagtGATGGTGATCCATAAAGAATGTTATCTAAGGACCTTTGCAAATTTTCATCTGTCCTTGTTTAGACCAATGATTAGCCCCTTACTGCAGCTCCCTTTGGTTGTTAGTTGAAGTTGGAAGGTTGTGATCAAATATGCATGGAGCCTTGAAGTTGTTAGTTGTTTTTCATGAAGTTCTTtgtactaaatattttttacccATGAACTTGGAAGGTTGTGATCAAATATGCATGGAGCCCCTTACTGCAGCTCCCTTTGGTTCACCTTGTGGCTGTGTGTTTCCCATGAAAGTCAGACTTCTTCTGGATATAGCTCCATATGCTGTTTTTCCTGTGATGAATGAGCTTGAAAGTGAGATTGCAGTTGGGACTTACTTAGAGCAGAGCCAAGTGAAAATCATGGGTGCAAGTGCAGACAGTCAAAATCAAGGAAGAACTATGGTGGACATAAATTTAGTACCTCTAGGGGAGAAGTTTGATAATACAACTGCGGTACTTACTTACAGGAGGTTTTGGGATAAAAAAGTACATTTGAATATGACGCTTTTTGGTGATTATGAAGTTGTCTACATTAGCTATCCGGGTAATaacttcaacatttttttctctgaTTTTGTTACATCCCCCCgccccccaaaaaaaaaataaataaataaaattaaatactaagAATAACAAATCATGATCAGGGATTCCTTCTTCACCGCCATATGGGGGGTACATGGGAAGTGCTCCTAGTGGAAGTGCGGGTGATCTTCCTATTACTGCAAATTTCGTTAATAAGAGCCAGAAGATGAATGTCAAAACAATTGCCATCATAGCACTTTCAGCATTTGTTGTGTTATTAGTGTTCATTGGAGctctttccatctttttcaaaTGGAGAAAAGTTGGCAGACCTTCTAATGCTGTTGGCCCAGTCTTCACACCATCAATTAACAAAAGATCTGGTGAGTTTGTGGATCCCGATCTGTTAGTTATCACGAAGATCTTTCTACAAGTATTATTTGATTACGAACTGTCCATTCCATGAGCGATATGGCAAGTCTTGTTTAGTATACTTGTAATGCCGCTTGAgacaatttcattttgaattaatgCAGGTTTAGGATCAGCCTTATCGAGTAGCATTGCAAGCTCCACCTCTGTTTCACTAATGTCCACAATGCCAACCAGTCTTCAATCTGTTAAAACATTTGCACTTTCTGAACTTGAGAAAGCAACAGACAAGTTTAGTTCAAAAAGGATTTTAGGTGAAGGGGGATTTGGCCGAGTTTACTGTGGTATTTTGGATGATGGAAATGAAGTTGCAGTTAAGTTGCTTACACGAGATAATCAGAACAGAGACCGTGAATTTATTGCAGAAGTTGAGATGTTGAGTAGACTGCATCATCGAAATCTTGTGAAACTGATTGGCATATGCATTGAAGGGCGAACTCGCTGCTTAGTTTATGAGCTTGTCCATAATGGCAGTGTTGAGTCTCACTTGCATGGTACGTTTCCCATATCACCTACAGTTAATCTTTTTAGGTATTTGTTAATCTAACTTATATGTACTGTTGTTGGTTGTCTCCATTTTCTATACCTGATTTGTCTATTCAACTTTTGTAGAACTTTTTACATCCATTCAATCTTAGGACAAAAATGCCTCCGTTACCTTTTTCTTGATCATCAACTGCCATGAAATTTGATCTCTTGAATAACATCAAGTTAAAGACTCCTTTGTTTTTTGTGCCTGGGGACTTTCTCTTTTATCAGAGTCTATCTATCTTCTGTTAGATATATATTggaacattttatttttaatttgctctgtttaaaaattttagtctacctttttgttattttataattctGTATTGAAAAGTATTGATAGATGAAGGGTTTCTCAAATCAAGAAGGGTGAAGAAAAGGGGTTGATTTGTTCATAGGAAACGTTAGAAATTTCTTAACCACCAACATTAAAATGACTGGCATCCACCACCAGCGACGGATCAAACAAAAGACCCCCAATCTAAGTTGATATCAAAAGTAAAGTAATTATGAAGAGATTTGTGTAAGATACTCCAATTTGGGGCCGTAAATTGTACAAAACCTACTAGTATTAAAACCGTATACTGGAATACTCATCCTTTATTTTCTCCAAGGAGCCACACCAATGCTCTCGTATGGCATGATGCCTaagaattttagtttttcgTTGGTAATGGAAACAAGAGTTCCTATATCCGTTTGGACATTTAATCTGAATCAATCATTCTTAgcataaattaaataacatttagTTTGGTGGCTATTCCACCtgtatttagaaaaaactacGAACTTTTTAGATTTCTCTTTTAGATATATGTTGGTGGATTACCATAtattagtttcaaaattttctttcacctTGATCTTaaccaattatttttttgttctatatcCATTGTTAATGacacttattttataaaaaggtTCTTCATCTATATTGTGTAGGCATTGACAAGAGAAACGGACCTCTTGACTGGGACGCACGATTAAAGATTGCTCTTGGGGCAGCAAGAGGTTTGGCATATCTTCACGAAGATTCTAATCCTCGTGTAATTCACCGTGATTTTAAGGCAAGTAATGTTCTGTTGGAAGTTGACTTCACCCCCAAGGTTTCGGATTTCGGATTGGCAAGGGAAGCAACTGAAGGAAGTGAACACATCTCAACACGGGTGATGGGAACTTTCGGGTAATTCCAGTGTTGTGCATATCTATGTTTTTTATTGCGCCAATCTGTTTACGAATCCATATTAGTACATATCAACTGCTTGTATTTAAAGTCAATGGATCATGGATTCAAGAAACTGGTTTTGGAACCGAATTATTAGGAGGATACACTTTTCCTGCGATGTTGTCAGTTAAATTCAGAAAATAAGGATCATGAATTAGTGGAtatcagtttttgtttttgaccAAGTTATTAAATTTGCAGGTACGTAGCGCCTGAATATGCAATGACTGGGCACCTGCTCGTCAAAAGTGATGTTTATAGTTATGGAGTCGTGCTACTTGAACTTCTTTCGGGCCGAAAACCAGTAGACATGTCCCAACCACATGGTGAGGAGAATCTTGTAACATGGGCACGGCCTCTATTGACTAGTAGAGAAGGTTTGGAGCAACTAGTAGATCCTTCTTTAGCTGGTACTTACGACTTCGATGACATGGCCAAAGTAGCTGCCATTGCTTCCATGTGTGTTCATCCAGAGGTGACCCAGAGGCCATTTATGGGAGAAGTTGTGCAAGCTCTAAAACTGATATACAATGACACAGACGAGACATGTGCAGATTACTGCAGTCAAAAAGAGTCCTCAGCCCGGGACTCGGATTTCAAAGGCGACCTTGTCCCATCCGACAGCAGTTGGTGGAATGCTGGTGGCCTTACACCTCGACTCACATATGGTCAAGCCTCTTCCTTCATCACCATGGAATATAGCTCTGGGCCTcttgaagaaatggaaaaccGTCCGTTTTCAACTTCAAGTTTGGTAGGCGATGAGATATCTTTGCCTATTCGACATGGAAACAGGTCAGGTCCGTTGCGAACTGCTCGAAGTAAGCCTTCATTCTATAGATTTTCGGGAAGTAGGAGCGAGCATGGAGGATTTCTTTCAAGACCTTCTTGGAACAGCAACGGGTTTTGggtttgagtttgagttttttaaaaaagcagATCTGCCGCTATTGGTGGCCCCTTCACAGCTCCATTATCGatcatttattttgtgatGTGTGGAGCTTTGAAGGGGACATTTTGGTGTTGCTGATTCTTGTGGATGGCTTTGTGCGACTCTTTTGAAAATGTACAGTTTTAAACTCTATGGTTCATAAAGATGGCTTTCAAGCTTGGAAGTTAAAAAGTTGTCATTAAATGtgtggagagagaaaaaagaaaaagaaaaaaagagagcgCAAAGTATTGGGTTCTAATTTTGGAATTGTTGATTCATTACCATACGAGGTTAGAAATGTAATTTGAATACTCTCTTCTAGTTGTATcataatcttcttttctttctgaCAGTTTTTTTGCATCAAGGAGTCTCTGTATTTTACATCAAATGACGAATTTCACCCTGACCGTCAATTTGTTcttgaaatcaaattaaattcgGTATTTTACTGACGCGAAGTGTGTTGTGAAATTGCTTTGCCTATTCAAATCCACCAATGTGTTCTTCAATGGATCAAACTGTGAACGTGACCTCATTTCTTTCTCCTTGCCTCCTCTTTTTTCCTCCATCAAATctgcatttctttttctcagtTCTTCTTGCTCCTTCGTCTCACTTTCTCTTCTTGATCTCGTTCCTGTGGACTTGTTTTAATTCATGCTCCCTCTTCCATCTTACAAGTTCTTCCTCCTGCTCCTTGGTTGGGCTTTCTCCTCTCGATctcgtttttttttcaacactTTGACTTAgacataaatttgaaagtttgggAACGAAGCTACTTTTATGCTTCTATAAATTTGATCAATTATtggtaataaaaaaaaaatgtggccCATTGATTGTGTTTACCACATTTTGTAATGAAAATCACTTATGGACTCAAAAGGTTCATTTCATCCAATTTACATTTGATTATTACTTGAGATCTTtaccgttttttttttatgagaaaacTTCCTATACTATGAgagtaaaagagaaattttcatATACTCTCCATTCATCTTGTGTCACACCAACACGTCATGGGATCCACTCACATGATTAACA of the Cucumis sativus cultivar 9930 chromosome 3, Cucumber_9930_V3, whole genome shotgun sequence genome contains:
- the LOC101203278 gene encoding receptor-like serine/threonine-protein kinase ALE2 isoform X2 — translated: MPFSILLPLLVLHVFDLRFSCSGQSSVSPHIYLSPSLQPSLQTMIPGMSTEHGPSSAPLPVRRHRRRRGRPHVVAPTPSKDQGCDQICMEPLTAAPFGSPCGCVFPMKVRLLLDIAPYAVFPVMNELESEIAVGTYLEQSQVKIMGASADSQNQGRTMVDINLVPLGEKFDNTTAVLTYRRFWDKKVHLNMTLFGDYEVVYISYPGIPSSPPYGGYMGSAPSGSAGDLPITANFVNKSQKMNVKTIAIIALSAFVVLLVFIGALSIFFKWRKVGRPSNAVGPVFTPSINKRSGLGSALSSSIASSTSVSLMSTMPTSLQSVKTFALSELEKATDKFSSKRILGEGGFGRVYCGILDDGNEVAVKLLTRDNQNRDREFIAEVEMLSRLHHRNLVKLIGICIEGRTRCLVYELVHNGSVESHLHGIDKRNGPLDWDARLKIALGAARGLAYLHEDSNPRVIHRDFKASNVLLEVDFTPKVSDFGLAREATEGSEHISTRVMGTFGYVAPEYAMTGHLLVKSDVYSYGVVLLELLSGRKPVDMSQPHGEENLVTWARPLLTSREGLEQLVDPSLAGTYDFDDMAKVAAIASMCVHPEVTQRPFMGEVVQALKLIYNDTDETCADYCSQKESSARDSDFKGDLVPSDSSWWNAGGLTPRLTYGQASSFITMEYSSGPLEEMENRPFSTSSLVGDEISLPIRHGNRSGPLRTARSKPSFYRFSGSRSEHGGFLSRPSWNSNGFWV
- the LOC101203278 gene encoding receptor-like serine/threonine-protein kinase ALE2 isoform X1; its protein translation is MPFSILLPLLVLHVFDLRFSCSGQSSVSPHIYLSPSLQPSLQTMIPGMSTEHARLESISFSFVPSKLRDNWISKSLLGSSTSPAPSPGPSSAPLPVRRHRRRRGRPHVVAPTPSKDQGCDQICMEPLTAAPFGSPCGCVFPMKVRLLLDIAPYAVFPVMNELESEIAVGTYLEQSQVKIMGASADSQNQGRTMVDINLVPLGEKFDNTTAVLTYRRFWDKKVHLNMTLFGDYEVVYISYPGIPSSPPYGGYMGSAPSGSAGDLPITANFVNKSQKMNVKTIAIIALSAFVVLLVFIGALSIFFKWRKVGRPSNAVGPVFTPSINKRSGLGSALSSSIASSTSVSLMSTMPTSLQSVKTFALSELEKATDKFSSKRILGEGGFGRVYCGILDDGNEVAVKLLTRDNQNRDREFIAEVEMLSRLHHRNLVKLIGICIEGRTRCLVYELVHNGSVESHLHGIDKRNGPLDWDARLKIALGAARGLAYLHEDSNPRVIHRDFKASNVLLEVDFTPKVSDFGLAREATEGSEHISTRVMGTFGYVAPEYAMTGHLLVKSDVYSYGVVLLELLSGRKPVDMSQPHGEENLVTWARPLLTSREGLEQLVDPSLAGTYDFDDMAKVAAIASMCVHPEVTQRPFMGEVVQALKLIYNDTDETCADYCSQKESSARDSDFKGDLVPSDSSWWNAGGLTPRLTYGQASSFITMEYSSGPLEEMENRPFSTSSLVGDEISLPIRHGNRSGPLRTARSKPSFYRFSGSRSEHGGFLSRPSWNSNGFWV